A region from the Anoplolepis gracilipes chromosome 2, ASM4749672v1, whole genome shotgun sequence genome encodes:
- the LOC140663111 gene encoding facilitated trehalose transporter Tret1-2 homolog — translation MKMALDSRLSHLTQEEHLMLVYNTSSATQVTYNTSDTDNENNNNNNNIKNEKSILHKEEPTVQSSPNAKGVLAQCLVTGAVLLLATGGGMPIGYSAVLLPQLSESNSTLYVDREVGSWIASVHSLATPVGSLLSGPLLDAIGRRGSLQLSAVPLCIGWLIIGFARNVIAILIGRVVCGLSVGLMAVPAQVLVGEMAYPGLRGFLLVGSFASYCFGILLVYALGACFNWDIVAFCGIVPSILAFIALCLVPESPAWLVRRKKNEEAKKALLWLRGGDIEQMIAEIAVLNARMSTDRTEKPENVSLKKRISSAMSIIRDPGVLKPLIIINVFNILQLSSGTYIIVFYAVDMIKDIGDGNVDNYLAAVVTAVIRFIFSIVSCIVLLKMGRRSLGIVSALGTALASLTLAGYMIARKEGSSVDAYVLAICLLFYVGANTMGLLTLPGLMVGELMPLRARGIGGGCIFFVFNLLLFFVTKCFPWLNAAVGITGVFAIFGVSALLEAIFIYLALPETKDCTLQEIEDYFQQSNILWITRTRTRKNTSVSVNDASA, via the exons ATGAAAATGGCTCTCGATTCAAG ACTGTCGCACTTAACCCAGGAAGAGCATCTGATGCTGGTCTACAATACATCAAGTGCCACACAAGTAACGTATAATACATCGgacactgacaatgagaataataacaataataacaatatcaaaaacgaaaaaagtattttgcaTAAAGAAGAACCGACTGTACAATCTTCGCCGAATGCGAAAGGAGTGCTTGCACAG TGTTTAGTAACAGGTGCAGTATTATTGTTGGCGACGGGTGGTGGTATGCCTATTGGCTACAGCGCTGTATTGTTGCCACAATTGTCAGAGAGTAACAGTACCCTCTATGTGGATCGCGAGGTTGGTTCCTGGATAG CCTCGGTTCACAGTCTGGCTACTCCTGTAGGCTCGTTGTTATCAGGACCATTACTGGATGCGATCGGTCGACGAGGTAGTCTACAATTGTCAGCAGTTCCTCTGTGCATAGGCTGGCTGATCATCGGTTTCGCGAGAAATGTGATAGCTATTTTAATAGGAAGGGTCGTTTGCGGTCTGTCTGTGGGATTGATGGCGGTGCCAGCACAG GTTCTGGTAGGAGAAATGGCGTATCCCGGCTTACGTGGTTTTCTGCTAGTTGGCTCGTTCGCCTCGTACTGCTTTGGTATCCTGCTGGTTTACGCTTTGGGTGCCTGTTTTAATTGGGACATTGTGGCTTTTTGTGGCATCGTGCCTTCTATTTTGGCTTTTATCGCTCTCTGTTTGGTGCCCGAAAGTCCGGCCTGGCTCGTTAGACGGAAGAAAAATGAAGAAGCCAAGAAGGCCCTTTTATGGCTCAGAGGCGGTGATATAGAGCAG atGATTGCGGAAATAGCTGTCTTAAATGCGAGGATGAGCACCGACCGGACTGAGAAGCCTGAAAATGTCTCACTGAAGAAAAGGATCTCCTCGGCGATGTCCATCATACGCGATCCTGGCGTGCTGAAACCATTGATCATCATCAACGTATTCAATATTCTTCAATTGAGCAGCGGAACGTACATCATCGTCTTTTATGCCGTCGATATGATCAAGGACATCG GCGACGGCAATGTCGATAATTATTTGGCGGCCGTGGTGACGGCGGTCATCAGATTCATCTTCTCCATTGTCTCTTGCATTGTTCTACTTAAAATGGGCAGGCGATCTTTAGGTATCGTTTCGGCACTCGGCACGGCCTTGGCCTCGTTGACTCTCGCGGGATACATGATCGCCCGGAAGGAGGGATCTTCTGTAGAC GCCTATGTGTTAGccatatgtttattattttacgtcgGTGCGAACACCATGGGTCTGTTGACGCTTCCTGGACTGATGGTCGGCGAACTGATGCCTCTAAGGGCTCGAGGTATCGGTGGCGGATGCATCTTCTTCGTCTTCAATCTACTTTTGTTCTTCGTTACCAAGTGTTTCCCATgg ctaAACGCTGCGGTTGGCATAACAGGAGTTTTCGCTATCTTCGGCGTCTCTGCTCTTTTGGAAGCGATTTTTATTTACCTCGCTCTACCAGAAACGAAGGATTGCACGCTTCAAGAGATCGAAGATTACTTCCAA CAAAGTAATATCCTATGGATAACTAGAACACGAACGAGAAAGAATACATCTGTGTCTGTGAACGATGCTTCCGCCTGA
- the Eno gene encoding enolase isoform X1, which yields MLRHEIVRALILARRFSSASNCIKMPIQSIKARQIYDSRGNPTVEVDLVTDLGLFRAAVPSGASTGVHEALELRDNDKSKYHGKSVFKAIENVNSIIVPELLKANLEVTQQTDIDNFLLKLDGTPNKSKLGANAILGVSLAVCKAGAAKKGLPLYKYIAELAGNNDIVLPVPAFNVINGGSHAGNKLAMQEFMILPTGAANFTEAMKIGSEVYHHLKAGIKKKFGLDATAVGDEGGFAPNILENKEALNLIIDAIKTAGYEGKVKIGMDVAASEFHKNGKYDLDFKNEKSDPSTYLEPEALKNLYLEFIKDFPIVSIEDPFDQDGWDSWTALTAATPIQIVGDDLTVTNPERIKTAIEKKACNCLLLKVNQIGSVTESINAHKLAKSNGWGTMVSHRSGETEDTFIADLVVGLSTGQIKTGAPCRSERLAKYNQILRIEEELGAAAKYAGEKFRNPHA from the exons ATGTTACGTCACGAAATTGTTCG TGCTCTTATCTTAGCAAGGCGCTTTTCATCGGCAAGTAATTGCATCAAAATGCCCATACAAAGCATCAAGGCTCGTCAAATCTACGACTCTCGTGGAAATCCCACAGTAGAg GTCGACCTCGTCACTGACCTTGGTTTATTTCGTGCAGCAGTGCCATCCGGCGCATCTACCGGAGTTCATGAAGCCCTGGAACTTAGGGATAAcgataaatctaaatatcaTGGAAAATCTGTTTTCAAAGCAATAGAGAATGTTAACTCCATCATTGTTCCTGAATTGTTAAAG GCCAACTTGGAAGTTACGCAACAAACAGATATTGATAACTTCCTGCTGAAACTAGATGGTACGCCAAATAAATCCAAACTTGGAGCAAATGCAATTTTAGGTGTCTCTTTAGCAGTTTGCAAGGCTGGTGCTGCTAAAAAGGGTCTGCCCTTGTACAA atatatTGCTGAATTAGCTGGCAACAATGATATCGTTTTGCCAGTACCAGCATTTAATGTAATCAATGGTGGTTCTCATGCTGGTAACAAGTTGGCTATGCAGGAGTTCATGATCTTGCCTACTGGTGCAGCCAACTTTACAGAAGCCATGAAAATAGGCAGTGAGGTATATCATCACTTGAAGGCAGGTATCAAGAAGAAGTTCGGTCTCGACGCCACTGCTGTCGGTGACGAAGGTGGATTTGCACCAAATATTTTGGAGAATAAAGAAGCTCTCAACTTGATTATAGATGCTATTAAG ACTGCCGGTTATGAAGGAAAGGTCAAAATTGGTATGGATGTTGCTGCTTCCGAATTTCATAAGAATGGAAAGTACGATTTAGActtcaaaaatgaaaaatctgaCCCGAGCACATATTTGGAACCGGAAGCGTTGAAAAACTTATACTTGGAATTTATCAAAGACTTCCCGATCGTATCGATTGAAGATCCCTTCGATCAGGATGGCTGGGATTCCTGGACAGCCTTGACCGCGGCTACTCCTATTCAAATCGTCGGTGATGATCTTACTGTCACAAATCCTGAGAG AATCAAGACAGCTATCGAGAAGAAGGCTTGCAACTGCTTATTGTTAAAGGTCAATCAAATTGGTAGTGTAACCGAATCCATCAATGCGCACAAGCTTGCTAAGAGTAATGGTTGGGGTACAATGGTCTCTCATCGTTCCGGAGAGACAGAGGACACGTTTATCGCCGACTTGGTCGTTGGTCTTTCGACCGGCCAAATTAAAACTGGCGCGCCCTGTCGTTCAGAACGTCTGGCCAAGTACAATCAGATTCTGCGTATTGAAGAAGAGCTTGGTGCCGCCGCGAAATATGCTGGCGAGAAATTCCGTAACCCTCatgcttaa
- the Eno gene encoding enolase isoform X2, with protein MPIQSIKARQIYDSRGNPTVEVDLVTDLGLFRAAVPSGASTGVHEALELRDNDKSKYHGKSVFKAIENVNSIIVPELLKANLEVTQQTDIDNFLLKLDGTPNKSKLGANAILGVSLAVCKAGAAKKGLPLYKYIAELAGNNDIVLPVPAFNVINGGSHAGNKLAMQEFMILPTGAANFTEAMKIGSEVYHHLKAGIKKKFGLDATAVGDEGGFAPNILENKEALNLIIDAIKTAGYEGKVKIGMDVAASEFHKNGKYDLDFKNEKSDPSTYLEPEALKNLYLEFIKDFPIVSIEDPFDQDGWDSWTALTAATPIQIVGDDLTVTNPERIKTAIEKKACNCLLLKVNQIGSVTESINAHKLAKSNGWGTMVSHRSGETEDTFIADLVVGLSTGQIKTGAPCRSERLAKYNQILRIEEELGAAAKYAGEKFRNPHA; from the exons ATGCCCATACAAAGCATCAAGGCTCGTCAAATCTACGACTCTCGTGGAAATCCCACAGTAGAg GTCGACCTCGTCACTGACCTTGGTTTATTTCGTGCAGCAGTGCCATCCGGCGCATCTACCGGAGTTCATGAAGCCCTGGAACTTAGGGATAAcgataaatctaaatatcaTGGAAAATCTGTTTTCAAAGCAATAGAGAATGTTAACTCCATCATTGTTCCTGAATTGTTAAAG GCCAACTTGGAAGTTACGCAACAAACAGATATTGATAACTTCCTGCTGAAACTAGATGGTACGCCAAATAAATCCAAACTTGGAGCAAATGCAATTTTAGGTGTCTCTTTAGCAGTTTGCAAGGCTGGTGCTGCTAAAAAGGGTCTGCCCTTGTACAA atatatTGCTGAATTAGCTGGCAACAATGATATCGTTTTGCCAGTACCAGCATTTAATGTAATCAATGGTGGTTCTCATGCTGGTAACAAGTTGGCTATGCAGGAGTTCATGATCTTGCCTACTGGTGCAGCCAACTTTACAGAAGCCATGAAAATAGGCAGTGAGGTATATCATCACTTGAAGGCAGGTATCAAGAAGAAGTTCGGTCTCGACGCCACTGCTGTCGGTGACGAAGGTGGATTTGCACCAAATATTTTGGAGAATAAAGAAGCTCTCAACTTGATTATAGATGCTATTAAG ACTGCCGGTTATGAAGGAAAGGTCAAAATTGGTATGGATGTTGCTGCTTCCGAATTTCATAAGAATGGAAAGTACGATTTAGActtcaaaaatgaaaaatctgaCCCGAGCACATATTTGGAACCGGAAGCGTTGAAAAACTTATACTTGGAATTTATCAAAGACTTCCCGATCGTATCGATTGAAGATCCCTTCGATCAGGATGGCTGGGATTCCTGGACAGCCTTGACCGCGGCTACTCCTATTCAAATCGTCGGTGATGATCTTACTGTCACAAATCCTGAGAG AATCAAGACAGCTATCGAGAAGAAGGCTTGCAACTGCTTATTGTTAAAGGTCAATCAAATTGGTAGTGTAACCGAATCCATCAATGCGCACAAGCTTGCTAAGAGTAATGGTTGGGGTACAATGGTCTCTCATCGTTCCGGAGAGACAGAGGACACGTTTATCGCCGACTTGGTCGTTGGTCTTTCGACCGGCCAAATTAAAACTGGCGCGCCCTGTCGTTCAGAACGTCTGGCCAAGTACAATCAGATTCTGCGTATTGAAGAAGAGCTTGGTGCCGCCGCGAAATATGCTGGCGAGAAATTCCGTAACCCTCatgcttaa
- the LOC140662930 gene encoding uncharacterized protein, giving the protein MLDLVKKEYKKPPTTFGKAREIKNNLIRHQQKERKKRKTEDLEQIRKTKELSKSSTISQKDVTKRKLLQWKLEREKKKKQQEPQKKPPFIVGIVRHHFYSPITSNSITITKKKTNVQTKKKSSNQKEITRAMELSKKANVEKQKAAISNTKKFSVSDNYIKSDKNKRKSFAPLNHKFHPPAGLPKISLYGEECLEDELANKKNIPACDNLTENVTTVLSSNEFPIKDAITEKLDMSVEEKEYIVEYFKHLLYKEKDRLQKCCEYWTKIQLQKDIKEDIRCRINQAVGQTTLLINEKFKQFNGLILLCEEGNTDILITCTDLHGFWDLTYIEIKDCNSRFEKLEELRARNWREEQSSFTNSAKKETSVKKQTASMKQNSLQVLILSDDKKEKMAKMRDNKKDPQQISIQSVSEISIINKFITPPISDKTVKTVDKGRDVTRRKCCKSLLKIYAKPLYTSTPLNNNDKSNNLNMNGPLITMKIGQLYNKSTMQIDDYTCISPGQTPKKSIMETSGTLRRSSRIKLAHNANNNFILQKQTNLEINQNSQILLKKIDSSEVEKLKIREINEGSRVKKKDCKTNGFATSFNSTVIEKTIKDKDETLKFTAYNTLYNSYLIKTPVSTRIKNKSSL; this is encoded by the exons ATGTTAGACCTTGTTAagaaagaatacaaaaaaCCACCGACCACATTTGGTAAAGCGAGGgagattaaaaacaatttaattcgtCATCAACAAAAAGAACGTAAAAAACGCAAAACAGAAGATTTAGAGCAAATTCGAAAGACTAAAGAATTGTCGAAATCTTCTACGATTTCACAGAAGG ATGTAACTAAAAGAAAGTTGTTACAGTGGAAACtagagcgagagaaaaaaaagaagcagcAAGAACCGCAAAAAAAGCCTCCTTTTATCGTCGGAATTGTTCGtcatcatttttattctcCGATTACTAGCAACTCAATCACgattacaaaaaagaaaacaaatgtacaaacgaaaaaaaaatctagtaATCAAAAGGAAATTACAAGAGCCATGGAGCTATCTAAAAAAGCAAACGTTGAGAAACAGAAAGCGGCAATTTCGAatacaaaaaagttttctGTAAGTGATAATTACATcaaatctgataaaaataagCGGAAATCATTTGCTCCACTTAATCACAAGTTTCATCCTCCTGCTGGACTGCCTAAGATATCATTATATGGAGAAGAATGCTTAGAAGATGAgcttgcaaataaaaaaaatattcccgCATGCGataatttaacagaaaatGTCACTAcc GTTTTATCATCTAATGAATTTCCAATAAAAGACGCTATAACAGAGAAACTTGACATGTCAGTGGAAGAAAAGGAATATATCGTCGAATACTTTAAACATTTGttgtacaaagaaaaagataggCTTCAGAAATGTTGTGAGTATTGGACAAAAATACAGTTGCAAAAGGACATTAAAGAAGATATTCGGTGTCGTATTAATCAAGCTGTAGGGCAAACGACTTTGTTAAtcaatgaaaagtttaaacagTTTAATGGTTTAATACTACTTTGCGAGGAAGGTAACACTGACATATTGATAACTTGTACGGATTTGCACGGATTTTGGGACTTGACGTACATAGAAATAAAGGATTGTAATTCGCGATTTGAAAAATTGGAAGAGCTTCGCGCTAGAAATTGGCGAGAAGAGCAATCATCTTTTACAAATTCtgctaaaaaagaaacaagtgTTAAGAAGCAAACTGCATCAATGAAGCAAAATTCGTtacaagtattaattttatctgatgataagaaagaaaagatgGCAAAAATGCGAGATAACAAGAAGGATCCGCAGCAGATTTCAATTCAATCTGTCTCtgaaataagtataattaacaaatttattacccCTCCTATAAGTGATAAGACTGTAAAGACTGTTGACAAAGGTCGTGATGTAACGCGTCGTAAGTGTTGTAAAagtttacttaaaatatatgcaaaaccTTTGTATACATCAACTCCACTTAATAACAACGATAaatcaaacaatttaaatatgaatggTCCACTTATAACAATGAAAATAGGTCAATTGTACAACAAATCTACAATGCAGATAGATGATTACACGTGTATATCGCCTGGACAAACACCTAAAAAGAGCATAATGGAAACATCGGGAACGCTGAGACGAagttcaagaataaaattagcGCATAATGCTaacaataatttcattttgcaAAAGCAAACCAATTtggaaattaatcaaaattcgcaaattttattaaagaaaatagacAGTTCCGAAGttgaaaaactaaaaattcgtGAGATAAATGAGGGTAGTCgtgtcaaaaaaaaagattgtaaaacTAATGGTTTTGCTACTAGTTTTAACTCTACTGTAATCGAAAAGacaattaaagataaagatgaAACGCTTAAATTCACTGCATACAATACTTTATAcaatagttatttaattaaaactccTGTATCTACTAGAATAAAAAACAAGAGCTCTCTTTAG